A window of Streptomyces sp. SAI-127 contains these coding sequences:
- a CDS encoding SDR family oxidoreductase translates to MTTTLPVLVVGATGSLGGKVVDELLGRGKNVRALVRPTTDASRLEKRGVEIARGDMLDLDSLVAAMNGADAVITTAAGYTRGGRNAYDIDTVGNANLAEAAHRSGIRRFVLTSILTSDQTPQVPHFWHKKIAEDKLEQLGVPFVALRPGAFLDQIATMAGDPLDKGRLTWIGKAGVPLTFVHTSDLAAYLAAAVDAEAANGERVDIGWDRPVSMREMADLMGSRAGKKIKVWAVPSAVARAAGTVAGRFLPLVKDMAAMFGWFDTGRYVADTRRQDQLFGPVPTAEDVLARYTDELGAARLR, encoded by the coding sequence ATGACCACCACCCTCCCCGTCCTCGTCGTCGGCGCGACCGGCTCCCTCGGCGGCAAGGTCGTCGACGAACTGCTGGGGCGCGGCAAGAACGTCCGCGCCCTGGTCCGGCCGACCACCGACGCGAGCAGGCTCGAAAAGCGGGGTGTCGAGATCGCCCGCGGCGACATGCTCGACCTCGACTCGCTCGTCGCCGCGATGAACGGCGCCGATGCCGTCATCACCACCGCCGCCGGCTACACCCGCGGCGGCCGGAACGCGTACGACATCGACACCGTCGGCAACGCCAACCTCGCCGAGGCCGCCCACCGCTCCGGCATCCGGCGGTTCGTCCTGACCAGCATCCTCACCAGCGACCAGACGCCCCAGGTCCCGCACTTCTGGCACAAGAAGATCGCCGAGGACAAGCTCGAGCAGCTCGGCGTCCCGTTCGTCGCCCTGCGCCCAGGGGCGTTCCTCGACCAGATCGCGACCATGGCGGGCGACCCGCTCGACAAGGGCCGCCTGACGTGGATCGGCAAGGCCGGCGTCCCGCTGACCTTCGTCCACACCTCCGATCTCGCGGCGTACCTGGCGGCCGCCGTCGACGCCGAGGCCGCCAACGGTGAGCGCGTCGACATCGGCTGGGACCGTCCGGTCAGCATGCGCGAGATGGCCGACCTGATGGGCAGCCGGGCCGGAAAGAAGATCAAGGTGTGGGCCGTTCCTTCTGCTGTCGCCCGCGCCGCAGGGACCGTCGCCGGCCGCTTCCTGCCCCTTGTCAAGGACATGGCCGCGATGTTCGGCTGGTTCGACACGGGCCGCTACGTCGCCGACACCCGCCGCCAGGACCAGCTGTTCGGCCCCGTCCCCACGGCCGAGGACGTCCTCGCCCGGTACACCGACGAGCTGGGCGCGGCACGGCTCCGGTGA
- a CDS encoding methyltransferase domain-containing protein: protein MNDWTTSHDRVLAQRNAEGWMFLIEAARDLRTTGAIAPSGTALARALTEPVRAQAPRPLAVLEAGAGTGPVTRALIPQLSRGSRLDIVEANPRFAARLRHLVTAHPHLAARPAQVTVHQTYVEQLDTDQRYDVIVSGLPLTNFTPAQVERIMARYLELLHPGGTLTYFAYLGTRKARALTASRAEARRHAAVDEIMAAYQRTYATGCWTVWANLPPACVWHLQRPLLSAEHSEPQFDGARR from the coding sequence ATGAACGACTGGACCACCTCCCACGACCGTGTCCTGGCGCAGCGCAACGCCGAAGGCTGGATGTTCCTGATCGAAGCGGCCCGTGATCTGCGCACCACGGGCGCCATAGCCCCCAGCGGCACGGCCCTGGCCCGTGCACTCACCGAGCCGGTTCGGGCTCAGGCGCCCCGCCCGCTGGCGGTCCTGGAAGCCGGTGCCGGCACCGGTCCGGTCACCCGGGCCCTGATCCCTCAGCTGTCCCGCGGCAGCCGGCTGGACATCGTCGAGGCCAACCCCCGTTTCGCCGCACGACTGCGCCACCTCGTCACCGCGCACCCGCATCTGGCGGCCAGGCCGGCCCAGGTGACCGTGCATCAGACCTACGTCGAGCAGCTCGACACCGACCAGCGGTACGACGTGATCGTCTCGGGGCTGCCGCTGACCAACTTCACGCCCGCGCAGGTCGAGCGCATCATGGCCCGCTACCTGGAGCTCCTCCACCCCGGCGGAACGCTGACCTACTTCGCCTATCTCGGCACCCGCAAGGCCCGCGCCCTGACGGCATCGCGAGCCGAGGCCCGCCGGCACGCCGCCGTCGACGAGATCATGGCCGCCTACCAGCGGACGTACGCCACGGGCTGCTGGACGGTATGGGCCAACCTGCCCCCCGCCTGCGTCTGGCACCTGCAACGTCCCCTTCTCTCCGCGGAGCACTCTGAGCCGCAGTTCGACGGGGCGAGGCGGTGA
- a CDS encoding response regulator transcription factor translates to MIRALIVDDDALVRLGLTDLLEGDPGIEVVAQAADGLQAVEQAAAHRIDVALVDVRMPRMDGITATARLRALPHPPKVITLTTFDLDEYVYDALAAGADGFLLKDTDPAEILRAVHLVAAGSAMLHPTAARRLIDRYHAINQPQVTAAQARLERLTPRERDVLALLAQGDTNADIAARLAMRESTVKAHVSRILTALEVTNRVQAALVARDAGLTA, encoded by the coding sequence ATGATCCGTGCCCTGATCGTCGACGATGACGCCCTGGTCCGCCTCGGCCTCACCGACCTCCTCGAAGGCGACCCCGGCATCGAGGTCGTGGCCCAGGCCGCCGACGGACTGCAGGCCGTCGAGCAGGCCGCAGCACACCGCATCGACGTCGCCCTCGTCGACGTACGGATGCCCCGCATGGACGGCATCACCGCCACGGCCCGGCTGCGGGCCCTCCCGCACCCCCCGAAGGTGATCACCCTGACCACCTTCGACCTCGACGAATACGTCTACGACGCCCTCGCCGCCGGAGCCGACGGGTTCCTCCTCAAGGACACCGACCCCGCCGAGATACTGCGTGCCGTCCACCTGGTGGCCGCCGGGTCGGCCATGCTCCACCCCACCGCGGCCCGCCGCCTCATCGACCGCTACCACGCCATCAACCAGCCCCAAGTCACCGCGGCCCAGGCACGGTTGGAGCGGCTCACGCCCCGCGAACGGGACGTACTCGCCCTGCTCGCCCAGGGCGACACCAACGCCGACATCGCCGCTCGTCTCGCCATGCGCGAGAGCACCGTCAAGGCTCACGTGAGCCGCATCCTGACCGCGCTGGAGGTCACCAACCGCGTCCAGGCCGCCCTCGTGGCCCGCGACGCCGGCCTCACCGCCTGA
- a CDS encoding DedA family protein, translating into MNALSDILGGLPPTAAYAVVTAAVLAESVLLIGAFIPTLTLLLTAGALARTGHISLPLVIAAAAGAVMAGDFLAHRTGRYLGDRLRGGPMGRRIPGAAWQQAETLMTRHGGRAVFLARFLPVVRTLAPHSAGVARLPYRRIAPYSVLAACVWATAEAGVGYAAATSLQRVLTLGGPALALVALVVIGGALLWRTWSSRSDETGVVGEDHRLDPVPDSDLGEDAAHV; encoded by the coding sequence GTGAACGCGCTGTCCGACATCCTCGGCGGCCTCCCACCGACCGCGGCGTACGCGGTGGTGACCGCCGCCGTCCTGGCCGAGTCGGTCCTTCTCATCGGCGCCTTCATCCCCACGCTGACTCTGCTCCTGACTGCCGGCGCACTGGCCCGCACCGGCCACATCAGCCTTCCCCTCGTCATCGCCGCCGCGGCCGGAGCCGTGATGGCGGGGGACTTTCTCGCCCACCGCACCGGCAGGTATCTCGGTGACCGGCTGCGCGGAGGCCCGATGGGCCGTCGGATACCGGGCGCCGCCTGGCAGCAGGCCGAGACGCTGATGACGCGCCACGGCGGCCGGGCGGTCTTCCTGGCCCGCTTCCTGCCGGTGGTGCGCACCCTCGCCCCGCACTCCGCGGGCGTCGCCCGCCTGCCCTACCGCCGCATCGCCCCGTACAGCGTCCTCGCCGCCTGTGTGTGGGCCACGGCTGAAGCGGGTGTCGGATATGCCGCCGCGACCTCTCTCCAGCGCGTCCTCACCCTCGGCGGCCCTGCCCTCGCCCTGGTGGCTCTGGTGGTGATCGGGGGCGCCCTGCTGTGGCGAACATGGTCAAGCAGGTCGGACGAGACCGGTGTCGTAGGCGAAGATCACCGCTTGGACCCGGTCCCGGACTCCGATCTTGGTGAGGATGCTGCTCACGTGTGA
- a CDS encoding histidine kinase yields MGPVSSREGRRWQAYGRGVLVAFCVVAAALNDMSFAGRHLAAVITAALVCGTALLVPRLRWPVAPLLVTVATAWWGWPLLPLLAVALFDLAVDRRARVAVGCAVAALGANLLSYQDTSLWTAQSYASTLLLPVLAVLVGLWRGGRSRLVQALAADVEHLRIESQLREEAARIAERSRIAAEMHDVLAHRLSLIALHTGVLATKGDMLPAPVVERLGLLRTASVEALTDLRDVLGVLRDPDAAPADAALTPVMREVGELADEARAAGQHVELTTDGLPEQAPTTHRLAVHRVVQEALTNARKHADGAPVTVRIDYRPPATLVEVTNPAGTPRTDTVGSGYGLVGLRERVTTLGGHLNAGPAGAGAWRVAARIPHPLGIEQNGTPT; encoded by the coding sequence ATGGGCCCGGTGAGCAGCAGAGAAGGCCGCAGGTGGCAGGCCTACGGACGGGGCGTCCTCGTGGCGTTCTGCGTAGTGGCCGCCGCGCTGAACGACATGTCGTTCGCAGGGCGCCACCTGGCTGCCGTCATCACCGCGGCGCTGGTGTGCGGAACGGCCCTGCTCGTGCCCCGGCTGCGATGGCCGGTCGCGCCGCTGCTGGTCACCGTGGCCACGGCGTGGTGGGGATGGCCGTTGCTGCCGCTGCTGGCGGTCGCCCTGTTCGACCTGGCCGTGGATCGCCGGGCGCGGGTGGCGGTGGGCTGTGCCGTCGCCGCCCTGGGCGCCAACCTGCTCAGCTACCAGGACACCTCCCTGTGGACGGCGCAGTCCTACGCGTCCACGCTGCTCCTCCCCGTGCTGGCCGTGCTCGTCGGGCTGTGGCGGGGTGGCCGGAGCCGCCTGGTCCAGGCACTGGCGGCCGACGTCGAGCACCTGCGCATCGAGTCGCAGCTGCGCGAGGAAGCGGCCCGCATCGCGGAACGGTCCCGTATCGCCGCCGAGATGCATGACGTCCTGGCCCACCGTCTGAGCCTGATCGCCCTGCACACCGGCGTGCTGGCCACCAAGGGCGACATGCTGCCCGCACCGGTCGTCGAACGACTCGGTCTGCTGCGCACGGCCTCCGTCGAAGCCCTCACCGATCTGCGCGACGTTCTCGGTGTGCTGCGCGACCCCGACGCCGCGCCGGCCGACGCAGCGCTCACGCCGGTGATGAGGGAGGTGGGGGAACTGGCGGACGAGGCCCGCGCCGCCGGTCAGCACGTCGAGCTGACCACCGACGGCCTTCCCGAACAGGCTCCCACCACCCACCGCCTGGCCGTGCACCGCGTCGTCCAGGAAGCACTGACCAACGCCCGCAAGCACGCCGACGGTGCTCCGGTGACCGTACGCATCGACTACCGGCCGCCCGCCACCCTCGTGGAGGTCACCAACCCTGCCGGCACTCCCCGCACGGACACCGTCGGCAGTGGCTACGGACTCGTCGGCCTGCGCGAACGCGTCACCACCCTCGGCGGCCACCTGAACGCCGGACCGGCCGGCGCGGGCGCGTGGCGCGTGGCCGCCCGCATCCCCCACCCCCTCGGCATCGAGCAGAACGGCACCCCCACATGA